CAAAGTTAAATATGTCGTCTTCACTCATGATCATGTTCATAATGTTCAACATTATCTTAGGaagcctgtctgtctgtaaattTTCATCACAGGGTTGATCGTTGCATACgtttcaatatttctttaaacgtaaATGATCAAGAAATGTGTAGAAGGTCTCGGAAACTTCGACACGAGGTTATATGTCTCTCTTAAACATGGTGTAATTGTGTCTCTGAAACGAATGCTCTTGgggatattttgaaataacgatgcttttgatcactgataGCAGCGCCTTCAGTAAGTACTAGTTGCATGGTGGGTgtgttaataataataaaaatgataatttCGCATTGTAATAATAAACGTTGTAGCCGTGTAGGTGTAAATGTGAGGTAACCCTATTAGACTGGGTAGCTTAGGGTTCATGTGGTATGTTTAGTGCTTCAAGCTTTCGCTTGCCACACCGATGGACACGGGTGGGCTCAAATCCGTGGGGTCTGTAAAGATCATTTCCCAATTACAAATGGGAAAGACCATTCCCAAAGACCATTTCTTTGTCTTAATATCCACCAATTTCCAGTTCTAAATTGAAACAATTAGACAAGAAGACACGTTGACAAGTCAGTTTGTCTGCAAAGATAAAACAAAAGTTCCAGTGCCTAATAATCATTGTACTGATAAGCAAACGTGGCGATGACTGATAGATGTCGATTTCACATAATGCATGATACGCGATCAACCAGATACGTCCGAATTCATTAATCAGTTGTCATGAATTTGTAGCACATGTACCGATTCACTGGAGCAGTGGCTAAGGCTCTCGCTTGTCACGTAGAAGGCCGGgtttgattacccacatgggtacaatgtgcataactcatttctggtctcccctccatgatattgccagaatgttgctaaatgcaGCTCAAAACTTAACTCACCATTGATTCACTCGAGAGCAATGTTCGTCAAGACAGTCCGAAAGAAAGTTGACGTAAATAAGAAAAAAGTCAGTTATAGGTAACTTTTATTTTCCAAACATACACAATATtccaaaacattacaaatatcGTGTTGTATCGTCACAGATTAATATGCAATTATTAATATCTTGAGGGTACTCATTTAAATGGATGTAGTATTCAAAATTCAGTACAAACAAAACTCACAAATTTACAACATATACGCATCATGAAAGTTTTATCGGAAATACAAAAAGAACAATATCAAGCTCACTCATTTGACAAATAGTTTTTAAAAATTCACATTAAACGTGATCTCAAATAGCACAATGTAAAACAGAATATTAAAACGTTATTTCCATAGTAACGACACATAGGAAAGAAACGACACAATAATGCTTAACATAAGACATTAAAATGTAGAACGTTAGCCAACATACAGATGCCACTATGAATGTAATACACCTTCTAAGAGAAAGCATTAAGTGTGAAGATATTATTCATATATTAACTACAGCGATCGGAAAACGTTACTTTGAAATAGTGTTGTCATACTAAAGCATACTAAAGCTTTAATGTGAACTATGTGTCAAGTTTATAGTTCAATCCGGATCATAAACCAATGATTTTACGTGTATCTACCTTTTCTGAATGAGACTTTGGTTCGAAAATATGAGAGTCCGAGATGAAGAGAGTTCTCGTTATGACAAAGAAGCATTACCCCGTGACCGTAAGTTCAGTCCGGTTTATATAGCAATCCGAGAAAGACAGAGTCCGAGTTGGACAGAGTGCATTGTATTACTGGTATGTACACCTGCAATGATCTTCACACATGTACCCGTGTAAACGTAAATGTGTGAGGAAAGCTTACACTATTTCAACCACAATGAGGTAGCCCTGGTTAGATTGGGTGGCCTGGGATTCATGTGGTATCTATACTGAAATGATGCATAAGTGATGCAACTAGTGCCTTCGTCTGGATATCagaaatattatatttacaaCCATACAAATAAACAGCGTGGCGCTTAAGGCTGCCAAACCCCATGTCACAGATCCATACTCAGGACTCACTTCCTGTGCTTGAAAGTCCAACTGGGGGAGTATAGAATTCCAAAAATTGACCTGTCGGGGACGAGGTTTATATGCTACTGTTATTGTACCGTTTCCATCCACGCCACTGATTTTCATATATGTTTGGTTTTGACTTTCGAAGTGGTCGAAGAATATCACATCAGCACCAACAGATGAAGATGGTTTTCTAAATAAGAagatgtaaatgaaataaagattGTAGCAATCAGATTATTGGCTGACACCACTGTACAATACACATTAAAAGTTGCACTTAAAATAATTATTATGTGGTATGATTTTATacaaattattaatttcaaagTTGAACCCCAGTTAATCTCAATATTAAGTCAGATAGCTTAATTTATCTAAAACTATTGATTATCTTTTCCTGCAAATACAATCTTGCATTATTCGTTCGTTCCTGCAAACTTATGTTGTCTTATCCAGCTATAACGGGTACATAGTGAGAATCTGCTTGTTGAAATGTGCGTGACCTGGCTATGGTGGACTGCTAATTTTCAAGCATACATTTTACCTGACGAAAACTCGATCATTGACAACCATGATAGAGTTAAAACAACAACCTACGCTGACAAAGAATATCTACCTTACCGAGGTCATAGGATCAGGTCCACTAGTTGCTACTGGGACCATGATCTGAtctgatactgatactgatCATGGGTTTGCCTGATTCAGTCTCGATTAATAACACGTCGCCGTTGCAAGGCAGATTAGCTGGATTAGCCAAAAAAGTCTTAAGAATTATTTACGTGGTGGGTACTAGCGGTGGTGATTACCCTTTGGGGAACATCTGGTAGCATCACTGATTTTGACAGATTCAAGTACAACGTTTTTGCTTTTTATACCCACGGGAATGTGATTCAGTAGATGACCGCGATTATTGTCACTTGTCATGTGTCGataatttatttaatttaaacaaatggTGCTGTTAGAAATGGTTTCAAAGTATGTATGCAGTTATAGAGGTATTTCATGATAATTTCTATTTGTTCAGATTAGTTTCTTACCCTGTCTTAACAAAGCTGATCCACATGTTCATGAAGACTTTGCTGACCTGACGATCTTCCTCCGTATAGTTGTACAGGGGATGCCCAGAGAAAGGACAACCGAACAGGTAGAATTGGTCTCGTCCATGTGGGACGCCTACAAGAACATAGATGATAACATTGTAAGAGTTCGGGGATAGAACTACCGACCTTCCTCACTCCAGGTCGATATACCATTCACTACCATAAATAGGCGGTCAGCCGTTTGTAATATTTTTTCGTTTGTATTTTGTAATGGCAATGAAGTCATTACTATGTGAAGAGTTTACCCTTCCATGGTGGTCCCGTTGAAGCAGGTGACTGGTACTCGAAGGAATAGAAGTAGAGATTATCCGTCCTAGCAGCCAGGCGCTTGGCGACATCAACGACAGGGGCAACAATTACCGAGTCACCTAAAATCTACAAATACAGTTTcttgcaaatgtgaaaaatgaagTTGATGGACATTTTTTACTTGGTACAAAACGAAGATGTAAAACTGTACAACAGACTGATACAATCATGATAAAATATACTCAAATGGCCATCTCGTTATCTTAACGCCAAATCAGCAGTAATCACTTTGCATTCACTATCTGATAATAATCACTTGACATGTTCCCAACAAGACCTGGCAAAGATAACTGACACATTCACTATGTGATAAgaaacacagacaaacacacccaGCACATTCACTATATACGAACACTTGCAAACACAGTAGTAAGCACATTGTATAAAGtatatttaacaaatatatactcacGTCAGCAAAAGCAGTTATATTAGCTGTCACGTTGTCTTTGTAATCCCACGGCCGGTACTCATGTAAAACGAGATTAGATTTTACTGAAAAGATGAGAGAAGAGCAGATTGAACTCAACCCAATGATAGGGGCTGTGGGTCTCGCTCTTcacacactgaagacccgggttccatacttctcatggatacaatgtgggaAGCAAATTGCTGTTGTCGTTCTGGTGCTATTGCTGCAGTAacactaaaagcggcgtaaagtccCACCCACTAGATGCACTGAATCCACAATGTGGAAAGATTGTTGTGTTTGACGTCCACTTTCACAGATCTTGCGAGTGGTCGGACACGTACTGTTCATGGCAACAAAAAAGTTCTCTAATGAATATATCCGATGCTCGCATGGTCAGCTTTCAGTCATAATTACCTAATTTGTTGTTCTCCCCCATGGATAGTGTCGTCCTGCTAGCTGTAAGCTCGAACTTTTCTGTTTCGTGTACCCACATAGTACCTGCGGGTGGAAAGAAAGTGTTGTCACATACTCAAGTGGGACTGCGTGGGAATTCTACATTACTAGAAACCTCATAAAATATGTAGAATACAAGATTGCTTCAACTTTGTTGTTTGAATGCATACGTCAGTTATTTATATTTACCTATATCTTCATGTTATTGAATTGTTGCCGACGACAAAAcgtttgaaaaaagaaacgttAAACAAAAACCGTAACATTACACCCATGTCTGTAGTGAATCGCTAAAACGCACCTTCATGAAATGCACGTACATTACGAAATTGTGTGTCAACCTGAGCTGAAGCCTATCCCTCTAGACCTTTAAATGCCACATCAATGGTACTCCACAACGCATTGCTTTACACCACTCTAGCcgacaaaaagaaagaaaaaaactgTCAGAAGCTCAACGACACAACGCCATCGGCCGTTCAGAAGGACGGGTGTCGCAGCATGAGGTGGCAAGGCACTTCAGCGTGTCCAGACAGACCATCTCAACCCGATACCAGAATAATGGGAGTGTTAATGACAGACCCAGGTGAGGTCGACCTAGATTTACCAACGTCGCCCAGGATCGCTACATCCGGCTGAGATATCTTCGTTCAAACACCACGGTCGCATCGTCTACAACAATCCAAATACTGCACAAAATCCCCTACCAAGCACTGACCAAATAGCTATGGAAGTCAGATTTCTTGCCACAAGAACAGTTCAACGTCACGTCTGTCCCTTCATCAATGTCAACGGTTCATCTTCGGAGCATGACAATGCTCGACCTCACGTTATACCTGTCTGACAGGACTTCCTCTATCAAAGCAATGTTCAGGTGTTACCTTGGCCTTCTCGATCACCCGATGTGCCCCCCACCCTCCACCCCCCACTACCACTGAACATCTATTGGATACTCTTGATCGACGCTTGCGCCAGCGCAATATCCACCACCTTGGACACTACAAGAACTGCACACTGCACCTCAGCAAGTGTACCAAAACATTCCTCAAGACAGCACTCGGCATCTCCTTTCTTCACAGGGTCCCCCCTGCCATGCTGTTATCGATGCTCATTGTGGTCACACCTGATACTGCCATTTTATTCTGATCAAGAAGACTTTCATAACCCTATGTGGTTTTAATAAACACTTTCTGCAGCTGGATGATCATGTTTCGGTAATTTGTAAAGTGATGATTGTACTGTAAGTGAACAATGATGTCATGTATAATTTTGAAACAGTTGTATTCATTCAGTAAATAAACTCCAAAACAGAATGTcaaatttctttctttttaactTAAATTTATAGTTCCTGATGGGAGAGACCTACCCTCGGTGCTAGTAATCCCTGTCATGAAGGCTTCACCGTTTAACTCAGTCTCTTTCAATAGTTTTGTGGCATTACTTGGTACAAAACGTCCATCAATCACAGGCGAAATGCAGAATTTCCCCGGGGCATTCTAAAATTAAatcagtgattgagtgagtttagttttacaccgcaaacCATGGATAACATGCACAGAAGGATCCATATCTTGGAGCCTTTAGTGAAGAGGTATTTGTCTGGGGTTTCACTGATTACGTGTATCCAGTGTTTTGGAAGGATTGTATTTTGTGTGATCACTTCCATAATATGCCACTCTCTATTCGTATCATGGTTCAGACCAACATAGTCCAGTCCTTTAATACATTTAATGTGTTGAGAAAAACACAGCTTATAATGTATTAACAACAGAGTTCCTTTTAAATTCAGATGTAACAGGGAAATCGAACGCAAAACAGGTAAAACATTTCTGCTAACCAATGCTTCTAACGAATTCTGTCTGTGCTATGTATTGGTAGGGTTTTCAAGAAACTAATGCTTTAATTTGCATGTTAGGACATTTCATAGAACAACAGTTTCACCTACCGGGTACCACGTTGAGCTGATGGTTTGCCAGGGTAGAGTCTTGAGACACTGCTTAAGTTTGTACATATCATTGGAAGTGTAACAAAAAACCTTTTCACCAAACTTTATAGCGCTCTCTTTAGCTTTGTCGGAGTCAAGCAGCGCCCAGAAGGCTGTCGGAGAACCGCTCTGCATAATGGCGTAGCGGAAAAAACCTGCAAATGATTTTAATTCAGTTTTGGTAAAAACCTACAAAATAAAttggatttatttttttgtaCAGCTCACAAAATTATTAAGTGATTTGAATTCACTTTTTGTAAAACCTACAAAATGATTGAATTATTTGATTCGTTGTTGATAAAACTCATAAAGTGATTAAATTATTTgaatacatttttatactttcaAAATGATTTGAACAATTCATTATTTGCTTTCATTTTGGGGTTAAAAAGTACCAAATGTAAATGAAAGTTGACTAAACGCAGAATCGTTTTACAAGTAGGTACCTTTTGATAATGGCGATAAGATATGAATGCCCGCATCCCCGGCGCCCGCACTGTGACCTTCTATCGTGACCTTTGTAGGATCCCCTCCGAAGAAGTGGATGTTCCTCGACACCCATTTCAGTGCAGCAGCTTGATCCATGAGTCCATAGTTACCGGGAAACTTCGGCCCACCGCTGAGAAAGCCTGGATTAAGGAATACAGACATAGGTAAGAGTTACAAAGTGAATAATGAGGTAAAGTGAGATTACATTTCTTATAAGATTCGGTGTTATGAGTCACTGTGCCCTTGCCCAACAAACGAGATTATAAAAATGCTAGTGAGTGAGGGACGCGTATTGTTTGATTTCACTTTAAGAATACCTTAGTTCTTGTAGGTACAGAGCTAAGAAATGTGTGCAAAGTGATCCCTCGATACTGATTTAAGAAGGTGCTATTTACGATGTTTGCGATGCACTAAAGTTGTATATAAGTGAAAACATTAGCAAGTGTTTTTGCACAGTTTTGTTGCAGCTGTCATGAATTAATTATGCAAAATTTGCATTTTGTGCAATAGTACCCACTGAAGATAAAATTCACATTTTGTGTAAATCGTTGTGTAAACAAAGTTCATTTCCCCTATTGCCAGATGTTCTGATAACCAACAAAATTTTGTTAATAGTGTTAACAATAGAAGCATAACTATGACAGCATCATTCGGTAACTTTTATAAAATGTCTCAGGCCAGTCGTGAGAGTTTGTATTCACTGATTATTTATTCAATGACACATAATTCGTATTTGGGGCCAGTGGTCTTTATTTTGcataaatctgtctgtctgtcaattcattattgaaactggaaaatatttcaataagCCAAGGAATTTCAGACTATGTCATGCGTGTTCGGGTGCTCATTGTGAACGAATATCATTGTCTCTTATTATGTTTTGCCTGTAACCACCAAGGTACATTACAAGCCCCTGTAAAACAATACCATTGAAAGTGTAGGGGTACTAAACTACCTTGCAAAGGAAAGTATGGGTAATTTTTAAATTTAGATGAAAGACAGAATATGGTAACCATTCAATCGAGACTTTTGTGTAATCTTCAGACAAAGCTTATAATCAATGCTTCAAACACATATCAATATCTAAACATTGCTAGAGACTGACGTAAGATGTATGGAAATCATCAAGAGCCAAATACGTCTGAGTGATTGTTTATCATTTTGGTCAATatgtgaaaaaacaacaatgacaccATCAACTTAAGCAGACTTTAATTAAGTGATAATTTAAATGTCAATATCGCGTGTTACCTTCTGCGATATCAATACAAGCCTTCACATGCCGTCTCATGGACGCTGTCAAACGTCGAATGACGTTACCCGTGGCACGACGCCATTCTCTGTCAGTTGACGTTTTAGGGAGGGTGTTGGCGAAGTCGTAGATGTCTGTCGAAAtcgtcccataaatgttcaatcgGAACAAGCTGGTAATAACATGCACATTGAGCTGATTATGGAATCTTGAGTGGTTCTTGCAGTGTGGTGTCTTGCGTTGTCATGCTGAAACAACGTCCCTCGTGTTCGATTGTTCAAGAATGGCAGCGTCCTGAGTTCGCCCTATTGTATTGTACTGCTGGAACAACCTTGAAATTGTTAGGGGAGTGCAGACGAACGTTCTTGCTAAATGGGCTTGCGTGGTACCCATATTTGCCATACCTCTCTCCCTCTGCTCCAGGGTTATACGTGGCATTACTTTAATGTGCTTCTGTTAAGTGACATGAGAACGAGTAAAAACGTCTGCTTTGTACCCAAGTTCTGCGCGTGCATTTTCGCATAGCACGAGAAAACGTGTTTTACCACAATATTACAGCGATAGCGTTACCGTTACGTTGGATGCGTTTTGACTATCAACCTCTGTACTTGAGTACATATCACTACTATGcagattttaatttgttttaaggttattttgaaaatcaaaaaaaaaaacatatactttcttttgcaagggagtttagatttacaagattgataaagtgcaaatgatgaagcaaAGGGgggaacagatgatgaagagaaattaaggaaaATTGTCAATATTTATTCCATTCTTTTCGAAATgcttcatctgtatggatatatgttaCTTTTTCTCATGTGCATAGGTCGTGAGTGGTGGTGTGCTTGCAAAATGGAACATCTGAtactttttaatggtatattttgcgtatcctCCTTTGTATAGATCCAGTACTTTGATGTCTGTATACGATTCTACAGTGCTACAAAATCTAGTTTTGTATCTGTTTACGGGGCGAAGCTAATACAGAATGATTGTTGGCTTATAACAGTAACTGTATTATTAACCGAATGCCTACATACTCCTAAATAAAGAGAATGAGTAAGCCAAGGAAATTGGTCCGTAGATAGCCGTGTCTAACAGAGGAAACACATGTCTGTTGATAGCTGTGTATAACACAAAGGAAACATATGTCCAAAGACAGCCTGTTATACCACAGAGGAAACAGAGTAAGTATGTGTCCAAAGACAGCCGTGTATAACAGGAGAAACATGTGTCCGAAGATAGCCGAGTGTTAGAGAGGAAACACGTGTCCAAAAATAGCCGTGTATAACAGAGGAAACACGTGTTCAAAGATAGCCGTGTATAACAGAGGAAACACGTGTCCAAAGACAGCCGTGTTATAACAAAGGAAGCATGTCCAAAGACAGCCGTGTTATAACAAAGGAAGCATGTCCAAAGGTAGCCGTGTATAACAGAGGAAAAATGTGTCCAATGATAGCTGTGTATAACACAGAGGAAACATGTGTCCAAAGATAGCCGTATATAACAGAGGAAACTTGTGTCCAAAGATAGCCGTGTTATAACAAAGGAAGCATGTCCAAAGATAGCCGTGTATAACAGAGGAAACACGTGTCCAAAGACAGCTGTGTATAGCAGAGGAAACATGTGTCCAAAGACAGCCGTGTATAACAGAGGAAACACGTGTCCAAAGACAGCTGTGTTATAACAAAGGAAGCATGTCCAAAGATAGCCGTGTATAACAGAGGAAACACGTGTCCAAAGATAGTCGTGTATAACAGAGGAAAAATGTGTCCAATGATAGCTGTGTATAACACAGAGGAAACATGTGTCCAAAGATAGCCGTATATAACAGAGGAAAATTGTGTCCAAAGATAGCCGTGTTATAACAAAGGAAGCATTCCAAAGATAGCCGTGTATAACAGAGGAAACACGTGTCCAAAGACAGCTGTGTATAGCAGAGGAAACATGTGTCCAAAGACAGCCGTGTATAACACAATGAACATTTGTCCAAAGATAGCCGTGTATAACAGAGGAAACACGTGTCCAAAGATAGTCGTGTATAACAGAGGAAAAATGTGTCCAATGATAGCTGTGTATAACACAGAGGAAACATGTGTCCAAAGATAGCCGTATATAACAGAGGAAACACGTGTCCAAAGACAGCTGTGTATAGCAGAGGAAACATGTGTCCAATTATAGCCGTGTATAACAGAGAAAACACGTGTCCACAGACAGCCGTGTATAACAGAGGAAACACGTGTCGGTAGTAAATCTTGAACAGAGTAATTTCTTGTGGAATGTTTGCATCAGCTAGTGCAATAATTGCTTTTAGTTTATACCCACTGAAGCAATTGGCGTTTCTCCACACCTGCAGATGTAATACTTGTTCTTAAAATACTTATGATAGTCACATGTAGTCAACCGAACGCTCACTGATGAAATACGTGCTCGACGTTAACCATCCATATTCTGATGCATCTTGTTTTTTACTACCCAATGGAAAAAATGTCCATTCAAATTACTTACCAAGAGCCGAAAGTCTGTAATTGAAAGTCACGACAATGATTTCTCCCTGCGCTGCTAAGATACTACCGTCGAACAAAGCACCCATTCCATATTCGTTTGAACCGCCATGAATGTGTACGAGCACAGCCATCTTGGTATTAGCACCACCCGTCTATAAAAATGAAATCCAATGAGATGAGGGTGTAATGTAATACCAACGTAgaattaataaacgaatatAAACTGTGAGTTTTCGTCATACTGGGTGACCCATGATTTTGGCTCGAAGGtggctgttttcgatgattcgtggcgtataactttgaaataatgatccgattgtaaccatttatagctcattttgttgaGAAATCATCTGGTTTTCGATCCGTTGACCTCGACGGGGCCTTAAAATTATTTTAcgcggtgacatgtaactttgatcgaggaggggtggtttcttcgctacatccctttccttttatatggtactagggtagggtctatatacacctatatgtctttcaaGCGCcttttctaagcgatacaagtccctgggGTTTCAgccatgtcaaaacattgattacagaagtGTCCCGTTTCCTGTTTACATGGTTCCG
Above is a genomic segment from Haliotis asinina isolate JCU_RB_2024 chromosome 7, JCU_Hal_asi_v2, whole genome shotgun sequence containing:
- the LOC137291382 gene encoding acetylcholinesterase-like, with the protein product MSRLWTGVLMGAYLAILCKNEDVNLHESFVLRDTHYGRIRGSVKTVLGSKKVERYLSIPYAAPPVGELRFENPEEPARWEGTRDALLIPPACPQISWMYVHLHVPSFNHSDEDCLFLNVYVPQTGGANTKMAVLVHIHGGSNEYGMGALFDGSILAAQGEIIVVTFNYRLSALGFLSGGPKFPGNYGLMDQAAALKWVSRNIHFFGGDPTKVTIEGHSAGAGDAGIHILSPLSKGFFRYAIMQSGSPTAFWALLDSDKAKESAIKFGEKVFCYTSNDMYKLKQCLKTLPWQTISSTWYPNAPGKFCISPVIDGRFVPSNATKLLKETELNGEAFMTGITSTEGTMWVHETEKFELTASRTTLSMGENNKLVKSNLVLHEYRPWDYKDNVTANITAFADILGDSVIVAPVVDVAKRLAARTDNLYFYSFEYQSPASTGPPWKGVPHGRDQFYLFGCPFSGHPLYNYTEEDRQVSKVFMNMWISFVKTGKPSSSVGADVIFFDHFESQNQTYMKISGVDGNGTITVAYKPRPRQVNFWNSILPQLDFQAQEVSPEYGSVTWGLAALSATLFICMVVNIIFLISRRRH